A section of the Chryseobacterium ginsenosidimutans genome encodes:
- a CDS encoding DEAD/DEAH box helicase family protein, giving the protein MITEQIDPLDGFNVEFKKIEISDFNSELYNVEKEFIEPVNGYITDDLTLKLTEDLFEENTTVINAGTGQGKTKSILDLVKKYTETSNYLVIIAVPSKNLIEQYVKDCIEKLHVQDKRVFNLLNIEEYDFLGGVPKTISNIDLNEIFSVKDTDVLGEPTIEDFKIHVLTTNAFLGNSGEDALFQNGFRRKYFEKLLKYCQTENKKLIVIYDEIHDSISNFKEEYIFSLWKYQGIIHKNYIISATFNEASKEVIKYLSEFTNRKIKIIESDRTIFTEKQGRLHLIFNDYKKYYNFEHLTSLIDDCVANDSKFDIISYSKSLIKELERRTTLYNIPEKLNFCYNEDLDLDDIANKRFTNEKINLGTNFSTGANIEKSNHKYIIILPKRTSIDFFKNKGIFTSGYNALIQTIARQRIPGDIYIYMPTPYGLSKNSLPFDEEVANHISEFFDRFRKKEVKVNYSKINDEVDTLNNVYFNLLEKNSLARQNICNTNRNGMNSLSYFSKEKFILSKGENYLSSQFFNGDIATFTFYYAITNQFLNCKLSTISFNDSIILDDENFIESISSLYNDYAEQIVIEEMPFIEDVIFGKVRIKDYFSEFTILNNLLEFNDIDNILVGRGKATYSQQTQIKRHLLFQVMTRGGEEDIALSSENINKLLANIYFASCIKFAIENTYLDEHGRYYKLISENHKNYFDDNTERRIAIYSKWKKFIDLIYSEINSTGDLLSTEPSDTFKQLFQNENMVENLEELIAIDRVLKNDFFSFKNSYENTKDEISFFFKKLLEFFFDKNHKYKFMQSESQRLRFHQDVKLKDFSNLKVNFLHEKLPEMIL; this is encoded by the coding sequence ATGATTACAGAACAAATAGATCCTCTTGATGGATTTAATGTAGAATTTAAAAAGATTGAAATAAGTGATTTTAATAGTGAACTATACAATGTTGAAAAGGAATTTATTGAACCTGTTAATGGATACATAACAGATGACTTAACACTAAAATTAACAGAAGATTTATTTGAAGAGAATACTACTGTAATAAATGCTGGTACAGGTCAAGGTAAAACAAAATCCATACTCGACTTAGTTAAAAAATACACGGAAACTTCAAACTATTTAGTAATTATTGCTGTACCATCTAAAAATTTAATTGAGCAGTATGTAAAAGATTGTATTGAAAAACTCCACGTTCAGGATAAAAGAGTTTTCAATTTACTAAATATTGAAGAATATGATTTTTTAGGAGGAGTTCCCAAAACTATATCTAATATAGATTTAAACGAGATTTTTTCAGTAAAAGACACTGATGTTTTAGGAGAGCCTACAATTGAAGATTTCAAAATACATGTTCTTACCACTAATGCATTTTTAGGAAACTCAGGAGAAGATGCATTATTTCAAAATGGTTTTAGAAGAAAATATTTTGAAAAATTGCTTAAATATTGTCAAACAGAAAACAAAAAATTAATTGTTATCTATGATGAAATTCATGATTCAATAAGTAATTTCAAGGAAGAATATATTTTTAGCCTATGGAAATATCAAGGAATTATACATAAAAATTATATTATCAGTGCAACTTTTAATGAAGCTTCTAAAGAAGTAATTAAATATCTTTCAGAATTTACAAATAGAAAAATAAAAATTATTGAATCTGACAGAACAATATTTACAGAAAAGCAAGGACGATTACATCTTATCTTCAATGATTACAAAAAATATTACAATTTCGAACATTTAACATCTCTAATTGATGATTGTGTTGCTAATGACAGCAAATTTGATATTATTAGTTATTCTAAAAGTTTGATAAAAGAATTAGAAAGACGCACAACATTATATAATATACCAGAAAAATTAAATTTCTGTTATAATGAGGATTTAGATTTAGATGATATTGCAAACAAAAGATTCACTAATGAAAAAATCAATTTAGGAACAAATTTTAGCACTGGTGCAAATATTGAAAAAAGCAACCACAAATACATTATTATTCTGCCTAAGAGAACTTCTATAGATTTCTTTAAAAACAAAGGTATTTTCACTTCTGGTTACAATGCTTTAATACAAACTATTGCGAGACAAAGAATCCCAGGCGATATTTACATCTATATGCCCACACCATATGGTTTATCCAAAAACTCTCTCCCATTTGATGAAGAAGTAGCTAATCACATTTCTGAATTTTTTGATAGATTTAGAAAAAAGGAAGTCAAAGTTAATTACTCTAAGATAAATGACGAGGTCGATACTTTGAATAATGTTTATTTTAATTTATTAGAGAAAAATTCATTAGCAAGACAAAATATATGCAATACTAATAGAAATGGAATGAATAGCTTAAGTTATTTCTCTAAAGAGAAGTTTATTCTTTCAAAGGGTGAAAATTATCTTTCCAGTCAATTTTTCAATGGTGATATTGCTACATTTACATTTTATTATGCAATTACAAATCAATTTCTAAATTGTAAACTATCAACAATTTCCTTTAATGATTCAATTATATTAGATGATGAAAATTTCATAGAAAGTATATCATCGCTGTACAATGATTATGCAGAGCAAATTGTCATAGAAGAAATGCCTTTTATTGAAGACGTTATTTTTGGAAAAGTCAGAATTAAGGATTACTTCTCGGAATTCACAATTCTTAATAACCTCTTAGAATTTAATGATATTGATAATATATTAGTAGGTCGAGGAAAAGCAACATATTCACAACAAACCCAAATAAAGAGGCATTTATTATTTCAAGTAATGACACGAGGTGGAGAAGAAGATATAGCCTTATCATCAGAAAATATCAATAAATTACTTGCAAATATATATTTTGCTTCTTGCATTAAATTTGCAATTGAAAATACATATTTAGATGAACACGGGAGATATTACAAGCTCATTTCAGAAAACCATAAAAATTATTTTGACGATAATACTGAAAGGAGGATTGCCATATATAGTAAATGGAAAAAATTTATTGATTTAATTTATTCTGAAATTAATTCTACAGGTGATTTATTATCTACTGAGCCATCTGATACTTTCAAGCAATTATTTCAAAATGAAAACATGGTTGAAAATTTAGAAGAGTTAATTGCAATTGATAGAGTTTTAAAAAACGATTTTTTTTCATTCAAGAATTCTTATGAAAATACTAAAGATGAAATATCATTTTTTTTCAAAAAATTGTTAGAATTTTTCTTTGATAAAAATCATAAATATAAGTTCATGCAAAGTGAAAGTCAGAGATTGAGATTTCATCAAGATGTTAAATTAAAAGACTTTAGCAACCTTAAAGTTAATTTTCTACATGAGAAATTACCAGAAATGATATTGTAA
- a CDS encoding AAA family ATPase encodes MQLRQSERKRTKIKMALQGASGTGKSIGSLLIAKGLTNGDLSKVAVIDTENGSADLYAHLGNYNVLTMSPPFTPENYIKAIGVCEKAGMEVIIIDSISHEWDELLDFHSRLAGNSFTNWAKVTPRQKAFVDKILQANAHIIATMRTKQDYVLNQKDGKYIPEKVGLKSVQRDGLDYEFTLVFDIDIKHFAVSSKDRTGLFMGKPEFQISELTGKLILDWCNSGVPGHQNNLNEQQIIQQIQYCNNIAELLALYKQYPEYQESLKPHYEEKKSLLIQLSNPKNYSINGHTKTH; translated from the coding sequence ATGCAGTTAAGACAAAGTGAAAGAAAGAGAACTAAAATTAAAATGGCTCTGCAAGGTGCAAGTGGAACAGGTAAGTCGATAGGCTCATTGCTAATAGCAAAAGGACTGACAAATGGCGATTTGTCAAAAGTAGCTGTAATAGATACAGAGAATGGAAGTGCTGATTTATATGCTCATTTAGGTAACTACAATGTTCTAACAATGTCACCACCATTCACACCTGAGAATTACATTAAAGCTATTGGAGTTTGTGAAAAAGCAGGAATGGAAGTCATTATTATAGATTCCATTTCTCATGAATGGGATGAATTGTTGGATTTTCATTCCAGATTAGCAGGAAACAGCTTTACTAACTGGGCAAAAGTTACACCAAGACAAAAGGCATTTGTAGATAAAATCCTTCAAGCTAATGCTCATATTATTGCTACTATGAGAACTAAGCAAGATTATGTGTTGAACCAAAAAGACGGTAAATACATTCCTGAAAAAGTAGGTTTGAAATCAGTTCAAAGAGATGGATTAGATTACGAATTTACTTTAGTGTTTGATATTGATATAAAACATTTTGCTGTATCAAGTAAAGACAGAACTGGCTTGTTTATGGGCAAACCTGAATTTCAGATAAGTGAATTGACAGGAAAGTTGATTTTAGATTGGTGTAATAGTGGTGTACCTGGACACCAAAATAATCTTAATGAACAACAGATAATTCAACAAATTCAATATTGTAATAATATAGCTGAATTACTGGCTTTGTATAAGCAATATCCTGAATATCAAGAGAGCCTTAAGCCTCATTATGAAGAGAAAAAAAGTCTTTTAATACAATTATCCAATCCTAAAAATTATTCTATAAATGGACACACTAAGACACATTAA
- a CDS encoding site-specific integrase, which yields MEISKLNILFVISKSRINKAGLAPLFCRITYQDERKQFAIGLFINPTYWQNTKQKAHPPNEHNKFINSQLSLIKNEINQAFLFLQLQKSDFDTEKIYKQYKGETQNEDKTLIDVFNYHNNKMKSLVGIEGSINSWERYHNTHNHIKDFLWSKFKRKDMKLKDMQFSFITDFEYFLKVEKKFKPTTTYRSIGRFRKVIRVAVAMDYLVKDPFLLYRTKEPKKEIVYLSMEELKSIENHKFASDRLQQVADMFIFCCYTGLAFQEMANLRRQNIIKKFDDNLWIEMNRQKTKRKLSVPLLSKAIGILDRYLEQENPLPVISNQRFNSYLKEIAEITGINKTLTHHIARKTFATTILLYNDIPIEIVSELLGHSKISMTQEHYAKIMDSKVNDYMIELSKKLK from the coding sequence ATGGAAATAAGCAAGTTAAATATCTTATTTGTTATTTCTAAAAGCAGAATTAATAAAGCTGGTTTAGCACCATTATTTTGCAGAATAACATATCAAGATGAAAGGAAACAGTTTGCCATAGGTTTATTTATCAACCCAACATATTGGCAAAATACCAAACAGAAAGCACATCCACCTAATGAACATAACAAGTTTATCAACTCTCAACTAAGTCTGATTAAAAATGAAATTAATCAGGCTTTTTTATTTCTACAGCTTCAAAAATCTGATTTTGATACTGAAAAAATCTACAAACAGTACAAAGGCGAAACCCAGAATGAAGACAAGACATTGATTGATGTCTTCAATTATCACAATAACAAGATGAAGAGTTTAGTTGGAATTGAAGGCTCAATTAATAGTTGGGAGAGATACCATAATACCCATAACCACATTAAAGACTTTCTTTGGTCTAAGTTCAAGAGAAAAGATATGAAACTAAAAGATATGCAATTTAGCTTTATTACAGACTTTGAATATTTCCTTAAAGTTGAAAAGAAATTCAAGCCTACAACAACCTACAGGAGTATTGGAAGATTCAGAAAGGTTATCAGAGTAGCTGTAGCAATGGATTATTTAGTTAAAGACCCCTTCCTCTTATATAGAACAAAAGAACCCAAAAAAGAGATTGTTTATTTATCTATGGAAGAATTAAAATCTATTGAAAACCATAAGTTTGCTTCTGACAGATTACAGCAAGTGGCTGACATGTTTATTTTCTGTTGTTATACAGGTTTAGCATTCCAAGAGATGGCTAATCTTAGAAGGCAAAATATTATAAAGAAATTTGATGATAATCTATGGATAGAAATGAACAGACAAAAAACAAAGAGAAAACTTTCTGTTCCTCTCCTATCAAAGGCTATTGGTATCCTTGACAGGTACCTGGAGCAAGAAAATCCTTTACCTGTAATATCAAATCAAAGATTTAATTCTTACTTAAAAGAAATTGCAGAAATAACAGGAATAAATAAAACACTTACTCATCATATTGCCAGAAAAACCTTTGCTACAACTATTTTATTGTACAATGACATTCCAATAGAAATAGTCTCCGAATTATTGGGACACTCTAAAATTTCTATGACACAAGAACATTATGCTAAAATTATGGATAGCAAGGTAAATGATTATATGATAGAATTAAGTAAAAAGCTAAAATGA
- a CDS encoding asparaginase produces MKRKVLLIYTGGTIGMEKDYETGSLRAFDFGNIFEKMPEMKLMECEVFVHPFSKPLDSSDMGTEEWKIIAHYIHKNYDEFDGFLILHGTDTMSYTASALSFMLKGLKKPVILTGSQLPIGDLRTDAKENLLTSLYYASLYENEEAVIQEVAIYFEYKLLRGNRTLKYSAEYFDAYASPNYPILGQSGVHLNIIKDNLHRCDPTIDFHVDDYISEDIIFWRIFPGMNLNHFKEIPKMKVLILQVFGSGTIFSSEKTLETLQQIRNNGTEIVVVSQCISGGISFGKYENSNIFSRIGAISGKDMTAESAITKAMHLIDNPSYKGSFSDNFARNLCGEISE; encoded by the coding sequence ATGAAAAGAAAAGTCCTGCTAATATATACCGGTGGAACCATCGGTATGGAGAAAGATTATGAAACCGGAAGCCTTCGCGCCTTTGATTTTGGAAATATTTTTGAAAAAATGCCGGAAATGAAGTTAATGGAATGTGAAGTTTTTGTTCATCCTTTCTCAAAACCGTTGGATTCTTCAGATATGGGAACGGAAGAATGGAAAATTATCGCTCATTATATCCACAAAAATTATGATGAATTTGACGGGTTTTTGATTCTTCACGGAACGGATACAATGTCTTACACCGCTTCAGCATTAAGTTTTATGTTAAAAGGATTAAAAAAGCCTGTGATTTTAACGGGTTCGCAACTTCCAATCGGAGATTTACGAACGGATGCAAAAGAAAATCTTTTGACAAGTTTATATTATGCAAGTTTATATGAAAATGAAGAGGCGGTGATTCAGGAAGTTGCCATTTATTTTGAATATAAACTGTTGAGAGGAAACCGAACATTAAAATATTCTGCAGAGTATTTTGATGCTTATGCTAGTCCCAACTACCCTATTCTTGGGCAATCAGGCGTTCATTTAAATATCATTAAAGACAATCTTCACCGTTGTGACCCGACAATTGATTTTCATGTAGACGATTATATTTCGGAAGATATTATTTTCTGGAGAATTTTTCCGGGAATGAATCTGAATCATTTCAAAGAAATTCCTAAAATGAAAGTTCTCATTCTTCAGGTATTCGGTTCGGGAACCATCTTCAGCAGTGAAAAAACATTGGAAACGCTCCAACAAATCAGAAATAACGGAACTGAGATTGTAGTGGTAAGTCAGTGTATATCAGGTGGGATATCATTTGGGAAATATGAAAACAGTAATATTTTTTCGAGGATCGGAGCTATCAGCGGAAAAGATATGACTGCAGAAAGTGCGATTACAAAAGCAATGCATTTAATAGATAACCCAAGCTATAAAGGGAGCTTTTCTGATAACTTTGCAAGAAACCTTTGTGGAGAAATTTCCGAGTAA
- a CDS encoding DUF3871 family protein: MDTLRHIKPATLEQAFDLRPINEALIEKLPGDNTYIPTPGNLRIHSEPLQTQIEYAHKPFIEANTQEVYLQHLKNECIIPVFSKDNEKTISHQEFIEISQNCISNAFPNHSISEPEIRVSHQIKGRTPGAIYKNVKDLLDHEKTIYYERMAFIIKIPTIADDINGNKLSLTIGGVRAYNQENLYNKKTFEKFKFFVGFQNKVCCNLCVWSDGFVDDLKVSSYEELQSKLFQVLNSYNAEKHLSEMIQFADYSLTEHQFAQLLGRTRLYQHLPKKEKLKIPLLQFTDSHINTITKDYFEDESFCRDNAGDINLWNLYNLFTQANKSSYIDTFLDRNLNAFDFTKGIQQSLNGSSNYHWFLS; this comes from the coding sequence ATGGACACACTAAGACACATTAAGCCTGCCACATTAGAGCAGGCTTTTGATTTAAGACCAATCAACGAGGCACTAATTGAAAAGTTACCTGGAGATAATACATATATTCCAACTCCAGGTAACTTGCGAATCCACTCAGAACCTTTACAAACTCAAATTGAATATGCTCATAAACCTTTTATAGAAGCCAATACACAGGAAGTTTATTTACAACATTTGAAAAATGAATGCATTATACCTGTATTCAGCAAGGATAACGAAAAGACTATTAGTCATCAGGAGTTCATAGAAATATCTCAAAATTGTATTTCTAATGCATTTCCTAACCATTCTATCAGTGAACCTGAAATAAGGGTTTCTCATCAAATTAAAGGTAGAACTCCAGGTGCTATTTATAAGAATGTAAAAGATTTGTTAGACCATGAGAAAACTATCTATTATGAAAGAATGGCTTTTATTATAAAGATTCCAACAATTGCAGATGATATTAATGGTAATAAACTATCATTAACAATTGGCGGAGTTAGAGCCTATAATCAGGAGAATCTGTATAATAAGAAAACTTTTGAGAAGTTCAAATTTTTTGTTGGTTTTCAGAATAAAGTATGCTGTAATCTCTGTGTATGGAGTGATGGATTTGTTGATGATTTAAAAGTGAGTTCTTATGAAGAATTACAATCTAAACTGTTCCAGGTACTTAACAGTTATAATGCAGAGAAACATCTATCAGAAATGATACAGTTTGCAGATTACTCATTAACTGAACATCAATTTGCTCAATTGTTGGGTAGAACAAGGCTGTATCAGCATTTGCCTAAAAAAGAGAAATTAAAGATACCATTGCTACAATTTACTGATAGTCATATTAATACCATTACTAAAGACTATTTTGAAGATGAAAGTTTCTGTAGAGATAATGCTGGAGATATAAACCTTTGGAATCTCTACAATCTCTTTACACAAGCAAATAAGAGCAGCTATATAGATACATTTTTAGATAGAAATTTGAATGCTTTTGACTTTACTAAAGGTATTCAACAAAGTCTCAATGGTAGTTCAAATTATCATTGGTTTTTGAGTTAG